One region of Camelina sativa cultivar DH55 chromosome 6, Cs, whole genome shotgun sequence genomic DNA includes:
- the LOC104790554 gene encoding transmembrane protein 230-like isoform X1, with protein sequence MASRRNVRYAELPGDEDDEDYGNGVGRRRDFDPRFDYTPKAFDRVPWKSIALAVFLLFLGCLLLLLSFFIFTGHMEGDSSQGYALLVLGILTFLPGFYETRIAYYSWRGAEGYRFAAIPSY encoded by the exons ATGGCGTCGAGGCGAAATGTAAGGTATGCTGAGCTTCcaggagatgaagatgatgaagattatGGAAATGGTGTTGGTAGAAGGAGAGATTTCGATCCTCGTTTCGATTATACACCGAAAGCTTTTGATAGAGTGCCGTGGAAATCTATAGCATTAGctgtgtttcttctcttccttggttgtttgcttcttcttttgtcgtTTTTCATCTTCACTGGTCACATGGAAGGAGATAGTTCTCAAGGTTATgctcttcttgttcttgggATCCTTACTTTCCTCCCTG GTTTCTACGAGACCAGAATTGCTTACTATTCATGGAGAGGAGCTGAAGGGTATCGTTTCGCAGCCATTCCCTCTTACTGA
- the LOC104790554 gene encoding transmembrane protein 230-like isoform X2 has translation MASRRNVRYAELPGDEDYGNGVGRRRDFDPRFDYTPKAFDRVPWKSIALAVFLLFLGCLLLLLSFFIFTGHMEGDSSQGYALLVLGILTFLPGFYETRIAYYSWRGAEGYRFAAIPSY, from the exons ATGGCGTCGAGGAGGAATGTAAGGTATGCTGAGCTTCCAGGAGATGAAGATTATGGAAATGGTGTTGGTAGAAGGAGAGATTTCGATCCTCGTTTCGATTATACACCGAAAGCTTTTGATAGAGTGCCGTGGAAATCTATAGCATTAGctgtgtttcttctcttccttggttgtttgcttcttcttttgtcgtTTTTCATCTTCACTGGTCACATGGAAGGAGATAGTTCTCAAGGTTATgctcttcttgttcttgggATCCTTACTTTCCTCCCTG GTTTCTACGAGACCAGAATTGCTTACTATTCATGGAGAGGAGCTGAAGGGTATCGTTTCGCAGCCATTCCCTCTTACTGA
- the LOC104790552 gene encoding SNF1-related protein kinase catalytic subunit alpha KIN11-like, with protein MDHSSNRFGNNGVESILPNYKLGKTLGIGSFGKVKIAEHVVTGHKVAIKILNRRKIKNMEMEEKVRREIKILRLFMHPHIIRQYEVIETPSDIYVVMEYVKSGELFDYIVEKGRLQEDEARNFFQQIISGVEYCHRNMVVHRDLKPENLLLDSRCNIKIADFGLSNVMRDGHFLKTSCGSPNYAAPEVISGKLYAGPEVDVWSCGVILYALLCGTLPFDDENIPNLFKKIKGGIYTLPSHLSSEARDLIPRMLIVDPVKRITIPEIRQHRWFQTHLPRYLAVSPPDTVEQAKKINEEIIQEVLNLGFDRNQVMESLRNRIQNDATVTYYLLLDNRFRVPSGYLESEFQERTDSGSNPMRTPEAAASPVGHWVPAQVDHYGLGARSQVPVDRKWALGLQSHAHPREIMNEVLKALQELNVCWKKIGHYNMKCRWVPGSADGQNTMVNNQLHFRDESSIIEDDCAMSSPTVIKFELQLYKAREEKYLLDIQRVNGPQFLFLDLCAAFLTELRVI; from the exons ATGGATCATTCATCGAATAGATTTGGCAATAATGGAGTGGAATCGATTTTACCGAATTACAAGCTTGGTAAAACTCTTGGAATTGGATCTTTTGGGAAGGTGAAAATAGCTGAGCATGTTGTCACTGGCCACAAGGTTGCTATTAAAATCCTCAATCGCCGTAAGATCAAGAACATGGAAATGGAAGAGAAAG TGAGAAGGGAGATCAAAATTCTCAGATTGTTTATGCATCCTCATATCATTCGGCAATATGAGGTGATTGAGACACCAAGTGACATTTATGTTGTGATGGAGTATGTCAAGTCCGGAGAGCTCTTTGATTATATTGTAGAGAAAGGCAGATTACAAGAGGATGAGGCTCGCAACTTTTTCCAGCAG ATAATATCTGGTGTTGAGTATTGCCATCGTAATATGGTTGTCCATAGAGACCTGAAGCCTGAGAATTTATTATTGGATTCGAGGTGCAACATTAAGATTGCAGACTTTGGTCTTAGTAATGTCATGCGGGATGGTCACTTTCTAAAGACAAGCTGTGGAAGCCCCAACTACGCTGCTCCCGAG GTTATATCAGGTAAGTTATATGCTGGACCTGAAGTAGATGTATGGAGTTGCGGAGTAATATTGTATGCTCTGTTGTGTGGTACTCTTCCATTTGATGATGAAAACATTCCCAACCTTTTCAAGAAAATTAAG GGTGGGATTTACACTCTTCCAAGTCATTTATCATCTGAGGCTAGAGACCTGATCCCAAGGATGCTTATAGTTGATCCAGTGAAACGAATCACAATTCCTGAGATCCGCCAACACCGTTGGTTCCAGACTCATCTTCCTCGTTATCTTGCTGTTTCTCCACCAGATACAGTAGAGCAGGCTAAAAAG ATCAATGAGGAGATAATTCAAGAAGTGCTTAACTTGGGATTTGACAGAAATCAGGTCATGGAATCTCTTCGCAACAGAATACAAAACGAT GCCACTGTTACATACTATCTGTTATTGGACAACCGATTCCGTGTTCCAAGTGGCTATCTTGAATCCGAGTTTCAGGAGAGAACA GACAGTGGTTCCAATCCCATGCGCACACCTGAAGCGGCTGCTTCACCTGTAGGCCACTGGGTTCCTGCTCAGGTGGATCACTATGGGTTGGGAGCAAGATCACAAGTCCCAGTTGACCGAAAATGGGCCCTTGGACTGCAG TCCCATGCGCATCCTCGTGAAATCATGAATGAAGTTTTGAAAGCTCTTCAAGAACTCAATGTGTGTTGGAAGAAGATTGGTCACTACAACATGAAATGTCGATGGGTTCCGGGTTCTGCTGATGGTCAGAATACTATGGTCAACAATCAGCTGCACTTCAGAGATGAATCCAGCATCATTGAGGATGACTGTGCCATGAGTTCACCCACTGTCATCAAATTTGAACTTCAG CTATACAAAGCTCGCGAAGAGAAGTACTTGCTGGATATCCAGAGAGTTAACGGTCCTCAGTTTCTCTTCTTGGATCTATGCGCTGCCTTTCTTACAGAGCTCCGTGTGATCTGA
- the LOC104790550 gene encoding kxDL motif-containing protein 1 produces the protein MEESIRAASQEVSEEFKTLVKAEDLNSLRHLQHLILGRLQDSNAVLAHYNEFAENCFADVSLEFARNTRLLKSMKADLDYIFLKLRSIKSKILATYPDAFPDDSTSDAFDRRPDLELPQ, from the exons ATGGAAGAGTCCATAAGAGCAGCTTCACAAGAAGTATCTGAAGAATTCAAAACTCTTGTCAAGGCTGAAGATCTCAATTCTCTCAGACATTTGCAGCATCTCAT attagggaggcTACAGGATAGCAATGCGGTTCTTGCACACTACAATGAGTTTGCTGAGAATTGCTTTGCTGATGTATCGTTGGAATTTGCAAGAAACACCCGTCTTTTGAAATCAATGAAAGCAGACCTCGATTACATTTTCTTGAAACTAAG gaGCATCAAAAGTAAGATTCTTGCTACATATCCAGACGCATTTCCAGATGATTCTACTAGTGATGCATTTGATCGAAGGCCTGATCTCGAGTTGCCTCAGTAA
- the LOC104790551 gene encoding non-specific lipid-transfer protein 2-like, with protein sequence MKFTTLVMLVLVIVIQLSPTLIRATTIAEGANPIEEKLQCIVMNVIIPCLLPLTNPLIQPVAHCCQVMVEYKPCLCQFIKGEWSQVLFNSPNARKTYKACHIPFPIC encoded by the coding sequence ATGAAGTTTACAACATTGGTAATGCTCGTACTGGTGATAGTAATCCAACTGTCTCCAACGTTGATCAGAGCCACCACAATAGCTGAAGGTGCGAATCCGATCGAAGAGAAACTACAATGCATTGTGATGAATGTTATTATACCATGTTTACTACCGTTGACCAATCCTTTAATCCAACCAGTCGCACATTGCTGTCAAGTAATGGTAGAATACAAACCGTGTTTATGTCAATTCATAAAAGGCGAATGGTCACAAGTTCTTTTTAATTCTCCAAATGCTCGCAAAACCTACAAAGCTTGTCATATCCCTTTTCCTATTTGTTGA